From Halapricum desulfuricans, a single genomic window includes:
- a CDS encoding RNase P subunit p30 family protein: MTPYEAVHADPDGDATVARLALTASEYGYDGLVVRNHGDALTDSDADRISEEYGIDVVDGVEIRAADPARASGFVGNHRDHRTIVAVHGGSVEMNRFAVEQPAVDVLAHPMVDDGDFNHVLAKAAAKNNVHVELSLARVLRSDGGERVQALRDLRKLRELLGDADAPFVVSADPRSHLQLRAPRELRALGEVLGFDPDVVETGLAAWGELAERNRERASDAFVEPGVWIDEE; the protein is encoded by the coding sequence ATGACACCCTACGAGGCCGTTCACGCCGATCCTGACGGCGACGCGACCGTCGCCAGACTCGCGCTCACGGCGAGCGAATACGGCTACGACGGACTCGTCGTCCGCAATCACGGCGACGCGCTCACCGACTCCGACGCCGACCGCATCAGCGAGGAATACGGGATCGACGTCGTCGATGGCGTCGAGATTCGGGCAGCTGACCCGGCGCGCGCGAGTGGATTCGTCGGCAATCACCGGGATCACCGAACGATCGTCGCAGTCCACGGCGGCTCGGTCGAGATGAACCGCTTCGCCGTCGAACAGCCGGCCGTCGACGTGCTCGCTCATCCGATGGTCGACGACGGCGACTTCAACCACGTCCTCGCGAAGGCCGCCGCGAAGAACAACGTTCACGTCGAGCTCTCGCTGGCGCGCGTCCTGCGGTCCGACGGGGGCGAACGCGTCCAGGCACTGCGCGACCTGCGGAAGCTCCGGGAACTCCTCGGGGACGCCGACGCGCCGTTCGTCGTCAGCGCCGACCCGCGGAGCCACCTGCAGTTGCGCGCGCCACGCGAACTCCGGGCGCTCGGCGAGGTATTGGGGTTTGACCCGGACGTGGTCGAGACCGGGCTGGCGGCCTGGGGCGAGCTCGCCGAGCGCAATCGCGAGCGCGCCAGCGACGCGTTCGTCGAACCGGGCGT
- a CDS encoding RNA-binding protein — protein MSSVPFHYIDLRAFCYATEDEKRVTEALRTLLPEEFDIQRMENEGHHGDRIVVLSARVENADDMRVVLDQLGELPAEQRQRLLDELDERVTDNTELFLTLEKQAAFGGDVRLGDGITIRAKVEAYPATKEAAVENARDVLESL, from the coding sequence ATGTCGTCGGTCCCGTTTCACTACATCGATCTCCGGGCGTTCTGCTACGCCACCGAGGACGAGAAACGCGTAACGGAGGCGCTACGGACGCTGTTGCCCGAGGAGTTCGATATCCAGCGCATGGAAAACGAGGGGCACCACGGCGACCGGATTGTCGTCCTCTCGGCGCGCGTCGAGAACGCGGACGACATGCGGGTGGTGCTGGATCAGCTCGGTGAACTGCCGGCCGAGCAGCGCCAGCGACTGCTCGATGAACTCGACGAGCGGGTCACCGACAACACCGAGCTGTTTCTCACCCTGGAGAAACAAGCGGCCTTTGGCGGGGACGTACGCCTCGGTGACGGCATCACGATCCGGGCAAAAGTCGAGGCCTATCCCGCGACCAAAGAAGCCGCCGTCGAGAACGCACGCGACGTCCTCGAATCGCTGTAA
- a CDS encoding DUF1918 domain-containing protein → MSFEEDDSVILHDEHSDFDGETGTITNKMETMFGDANYIVSFEDGKEQGVPEDNLEPAEEDDEAEKDD, encoded by the coding sequence ATGAGCTTCGAAGAAGACGATAGCGTCATTCTGCACGACGAGCACAGCGATTTCGACGGCGAGACTGGGACGATTACCAACAAGATGGAGACGATGTTCGGCGACGCCAACTACATCGTCAGCTTCGAGGACGGCAAAGAGCAGGGCGTCCCCGAGGACAACCTCGAACCCGCCGAAGAAGACGACGAAGCCGAGAAAGACGACTGA
- a CDS encoding NUDIX hydrolase: MTAVDNLWYLADEADQQAEQLYHDLQSRHDGIAEFTKTRWVSRRRFRTIAQRVTENGLPYGVHAVVTDDSGAVLLVRHRDVDMWVLPGGEVDGEESFEAAASRELAEEAGIEATFDGIALLGRVEFHGDGHQTWGVLPIFAGRAESTALSIEDPDDEILQARWFETLPEDTRDRSVLRSWLEES, from the coding sequence ATGACGGCCGTCGACAACCTGTGGTATCTGGCCGACGAGGCCGACCAGCAGGCCGAGCAGCTGTATCACGATCTCCAGTCCAGACACGACGGCATCGCCGAGTTCACGAAGACGCGGTGGGTCTCCCGGCGCCGATTCCGGACGATCGCCCAGCGCGTGACCGAGAACGGCCTCCCGTACGGCGTGCACGCGGTCGTCACCGACGACAGCGGTGCGGTCTTGCTCGTCCGCCACCGGGATGTCGACATGTGGGTGTTGCCCGGCGGCGAGGTCGACGGTGAGGAGTCTTTCGAGGCGGCCGCGAGTCGCGAACTCGCCGAGGAAGCGGGTATCGAAGCCACGTTCGATGGGATAGCGCTGCTCGGCCGCGTCGAGTTTCACGGCGACGGCCACCAGACCTGGGGCGTCCTGCCGATCTTCGCGGGGCGCGCCGAGTCGACGGCGCTGTCGATCGAGGATCCGGACGATGAGATCCTGCAGGCACGCTGGTTCGAGACGTTACCGGAGGATACCCGCGATCGGTCAGTGCTGCGGTCGTGGCTCGAGGAGTCCTGA